Genomic segment of Nitrospirota bacterium:
TTCTCTGCACAGGGGGGATCAGTATATTTTACATAAGGCTCCTCAGCAGGGGGGTCAAATTATGAGAAGAGCCCTCTTCTACCTCCTGATAATCCTTCTGGCCCTTTACTGCGCGGGCCCACTTCTGTGGCAGTTTATTACAAGTCTGAAGCCTGACACTGAACTGACAAAACTCCCCCCTATCCTGCCCACCTCCTCGACAATGGATAATTACATCTCCATCTTTAAGGGGAACCCCTTTTTAAGGATTATCCTCAACAGTGCAATCGTTGCAGCATCAACCACCACGCTCTCCCTGATCCTCGGCTCCCTCTGCGCATTCGGCCTTGCAAAACTCAGGATCGGTTATAAGGGCCTGATCCTCGGGTTTGTCCTTTCAGTCTCCATGTTTCCGCCGATAGCAACAGTGAGTCCACTCTATCTCATAATCCGGGCCCTCGGTCTCAGGGACACGCTCTTTGCATTGATAATCACCTATACCACGTTCTCCCTGCCCCTGGCTATCTGGGTGCTCACAAATTTCTTCAGGGAGATTCCTGACGAGATATACCTTGCTGCCCGGGTGGATGGATGCACACCGTTTCAGGTCTTCTACAAGATCATGCTGCCACTTGCAGCGCCCGGCATCTTTGCAACGGCAATACTCGTATTTATATTCTCATGGAACGAGTTTCTCTTTGCCCTCACATTCACATCCACTGTTGCGTCAAGGACAATACCGGTAGGGATTGCACTCTTCCCGGGGCTTCATGAAGTGCCGTGGGGCGACATTGCAGCCGCCTCGGTAGTTGTCACCATCCCCCTGATAATACTCGTATTTGCATTCCAGAAGAGGATTATCGAAGGACTCACAGCAGGCTCGATCAGGGGATAGGCCCGGAGCGGCATCACACGGGACGGTACAACCTCTATGACCTGAACTTCGGTCTCTTGCCGGCCTCAAGAACTTTTTTCCGCAGCCTCACGGATTGAGGGGTTATCTCCACTATCTCGTCTTCCTTGATGAATTCTATGGCCTGCTCAAGGCTCATCTGCCTTGGCGGGACCAGTTGCAGTGTATCATCAGCAGCAGCGGCACGCATATTTGTAAGCTTCTTTTCCTTTGTGATATTCACATCCATATCATTTTCCCTCGAATTTTCACCCACAACCATACCCTCGTAGACTTGGGTGTTTTCCTTGATAAAAAGGGTTCCTCTGGGCTGTATGTGAAACAGCGCATATGGGGTAGCCCTTCCCGACCTGTCGGCAACAAGTGCACCTGTCTTTCTTTTAGTTATGGGACCATGCCACGGTTCGTATCCGTCAAACAGATGGTTGGAGAGGCCTGTCCCCCTTGTGTCCGTCAGGAACTGGGATCTGAACCCGATCAAACCCCGGGAGGGAATCCTGAACTCAAGGACGGCCCGGCCATGTCCATTATTCTGCATCTTCAGCATCTTGCCCCTCCTTATCCCGATCTGCTGGGTCACCACACCGACAAACTCTTCAGGCACATCTATTACGAGCAGTTCCATCGGTTCATGCAGGACACCGTCAATATCTTTTGTTATGGTCTCAGGCATTGATACCGAGAGCTCATATCCCTCTCTCCTCATCATCTCTATAAGTATTGCAAGCTGCAGTTCTCCACGCCCCATCACCCTGAAGGAATCGGGATTCTCAAAATCCACCTTTATGGATACATTGTAAAGCAGTTCCTTTTCAAGGCGCTCCCTCAGTTTTCTTGACGTAACATACGTGCCTTCCTTGCCGGCAAAAGGAGAGGTATTTACGGAAAAGGCCATTGATATGGTCGGTTCATCCACCTTTATTCTCGGCAGAGGCTTTGGTCTCTCTATATCCGTAATCGTATCACCTATGGTAATCCCCTCTATCCCGGCAAGCGCGACTATATCGCCGGCAGTGGCCTTTTGTGTCTCCACCCGGTCGAGTCCATCAAAGGTGTAGATAGAGGTTATCCTCGTCTTTACCGCCTCGCCCCTGTTATCAATCATGGCTACATTATCTCCAACCCTGACAGTGCCTGAAAAAACCCTCCCAATGGCAAGCCTGCCAATATAATCGTTATAATCAATATTGGTTACAAGGAGCTGCAGGATACCTTCGCTGTCACCTTCCGGAGCAGGAATTGTCTCAAGAATAAGGTCAAAGAGCGGCTTCAGGTTTTCTGATTCATCATCCATGC
This window contains:
- a CDS encoding carbohydrate ABC transporter permease; its protein translation is MRRALFYLLIILLALYCAGPLLWQFITSLKPDTELTKLPPILPTSSTMDNYISIFKGNPFLRIILNSAIVAASTTTLSLILGSLCAFGLAKLRIGYKGLILGFVLSVSMFPPIATVSPLYLIIRALGLRDTLFALIITYTTFSLPLAIWVLTNFFREIPDEIYLAARVDGCTPFQVFYKIMLPLAAPGIFATAILVFIFSWNEFLFALTFTSTVASRTIPVGIALFPGLHEVPWGDIAAASVVVTIPLIILVFAFQKRIIEGLTAGSIRG
- the typA gene encoding translational GTPase TypA, producing the protein MDIKDRIMKREDLRNIAIIAHVDHGKTTLVDGMLRQAGVFRANEKVRERVMDNIDLERERGITIMAKNTAVDYNGTIINIVDTPGHADFGGEVERILKMVDGVLLLVDASEGPLPQTRFVLKKALELKLIPILVVNKIDRSDARIQEVLNEIYDMFIDLDASEDQLDFPVVYAIARDGIAKLSMDDESENLKPLFDLILETIPAPEGDSEGILQLLVTNIDYNDYIGRLAIGRVFSGTVRVGDNVAMIDNRGEAVKTRITSIYTFDGLDRVETQKATAGDIVALAGIEGITIGDTITDIERPKPLPRIKVDEPTISMAFSVNTSPFAGKEGTYVTSRKLRERLEKELLYNVSIKVDFENPDSFRVMGRGELQLAILIEMMRREGYELSVSMPETITKDIDGVLHEPMELLVIDVPEEFVGVVTQQIGIRRGKMLKMQNNGHGRAVLEFRIPSRGLIGFRSQFLTDTRGTGLSNHLFDGYEPWHGPITKRKTGALVADRSGRATPYALFHIQPRGTLFIKENTQVYEGMVVGENSRENDMDVNITKEKKLTNMRAAAADDTLQLVPPRQMSLEQAIEFIKEDEIVEITPQSVRLRKKVLEAGKRPKFRS